A genomic window from Dehalobacter sp. 12DCB1 includes:
- a CDS encoding CarD family transcriptional regulator: MFQVGDQIIYPLHGVGTIEAIEEKEILGKKRIYYIVNVPQTRMQMMIPQDKAESFGIRKLVQPSVFEDLLENFNKGVTDPLLYKNQKYCTDLNTKKMKSGDILKGTEIIRDLTRKSLLGKLGKEDTKMLEGARYMFISEMMQVRCMTKEKATDLLDSVLAADVLDLEFREVK; the protein is encoded by the coding sequence ATGTTTCAAGTTGGCGATCAGATTATCTATCCTTTGCATGGAGTCGGAACTATCGAAGCTATTGAAGAAAAGGAAATCTTGGGGAAAAAAAGAATTTACTATATTGTTAATGTACCCCAAACCAGGATGCAGATGATGATTCCTCAGGATAAAGCTGAAAGCTTTGGCATCCGGAAGCTGGTTCAACCCTCCGTCTTTGAGGATCTTCTTGAAAATTTTAATAAGGGAGTTACTGATCCCTTGCTTTATAAAAATCAGAAATACTGTACTGATTTAAATACCAAAAAGATGAAAAGCGGTGATATTCTCAAAGGAACAGAGATAATCCGTGATTTAACGCGAAAAAGCCTCCTTGGTAAATTGGGAAAAGAAGATACCAAAATGTTGGAAGGTGCCCGTTATATGTTTATTAGTGAAATGATGCAAGTAAGATGTATGACTAAAGAGAAAGCAACAGATTTATTAGATTCAGTGTTAGCGGCTGACGTTTTAGATCTAGAATTTCGGGAGGTAAAATAA
- a CDS encoding DUF3102 domain-containing protein, which produces MLQNCVQIKACLTEAKAAIPYGKWGKWLARFESGFES; this is translated from the coding sequence ATGCTCCAGAACTGCGTTCAAATCAAGGCCTGCCTGACGGAGGCCAAGGCAGCGATTCCATATGGGAAGTGGGGAAAGTGGCTTGCCAGATTCGAATCCGGATTCGAATCTTAG
- a CDS encoding endospore germination permease, producing MRLERGIISSSQLMFLVAGYVQGSVMVVAITNIITKQYTWLVVLSGLAASIPLAMVYIALASKFPGKDLIQINRIVYGPYLGKLVSALYIWFFCSVAGFMLTYVGEIIKYYLMPETPKYAICILFACICAWTVRNGIEVLARTSVVFVMIIIFVILITFFLLLKDMQLTNFLPFFDLSLKDFIQGTHVMLTLPFSEIVVFLMVMPYVNKGVEAKKSVILGLIIGGGSILIDTVRNTAVLGVTSTIMVSPSIESVRLIDLAEIITRLEMLVITLLLIAMFIKVSVMYYGSVLGIARLFNLRSYRPLVLPIGSIIVSLSILSFTYLAQNVGFATGTGPFFTLTFEFSPVITLLIAKIRKLPK from the coding sequence ATGAGACTTGAAAGAGGAATCATCTCAAGTTCACAATTGATGTTTTTAGTTGCAGGATATGTCCAGGGTTCTGTTATGGTAGTTGCAATTACGAATATAATTACCAAGCAGTATACTTGGCTGGTTGTTTTATCCGGATTGGCTGCAAGTATCCCCCTTGCCATGGTTTATATTGCCTTAGCGAGTAAATTTCCCGGCAAGGACCTGATACAAATCAATCGTATTGTCTATGGTCCCTATTTAGGCAAACTGGTTTCTGCCTTATATATTTGGTTCTTTTGCTCTGTTGCAGGTTTTATGTTAACCTATGTCGGCGAAATCATAAAGTATTACTTGATGCCGGAAACTCCTAAGTATGCAATTTGTATTCTATTTGCTTGCATCTGCGCCTGGACAGTTCGCAATGGAATAGAGGTCCTTGCCCGAACCAGTGTTGTATTTGTCATGATCATCATATTTGTAATCCTAATCACTTTTTTTCTACTGCTGAAAGACATGCAACTAACCAATTTCCTGCCATTTTTTGATCTTTCCCTGAAGGATTTTATTCAGGGTACACATGTCATGCTGACCCTTCCCTTTAGTGAAATCGTGGTGTTTCTCATGGTAATGCCCTATGTGAACAAGGGAGTAGAAGCAAAAAAGTCTGTTATCCTAGGATTAATCATTGGGGGGGGCAGCATATTAATTGATACGGTTCGCAATACAGCTGTGCTGGGAGTAACATCGACGATTATGGTTTCCCCTTCGATCGAATCAGTGCGCCTGATAGACCTGGCAGAGATCATAACCAGGCTGGAAATGCTTGTTATTACTTTATTATTAATTGCAATGTTCATCAAAGTAAGCGTCATGTATTATGGCTCTGTATTAGGGATAGCCCGATTATTTAATTTACGTTCCTATAGGCCACTGGTACTTCCGATTGGAAGTATCATTGTTAGTTTATCTATTCTGTCATTTACTTATCTGGCACAAAACGTTGGTTTTGCAACTGGGACAGGGCCTTTTTTCACCCTTACGTTTGAATTTTCGCCTGTAATAACATTACTAATAGCAAAAATACGAAAGTTGCCAAAATAA
- a CDS encoding spore germination protein, giving the protein MFRYIHSKLRFWQLANHNGADANHSGNSQSNLFDDLNKNLTALKGVFGNSYDVNMREFNFGDQGVTRGAIVFLSGMTDTAIINENIIKPLMYDIRLSSKQETSPMNNMSIIQATLLTVGMVQKASTINEVVDGCLSGKTILLMDGSKDALVIGTEGWETRGVDEPKTESVVRGPREGFTENLLTNTTLLRRKIKNPNLTLETMKIGEQTKTTICVAYLKDLVPPQLIKEIQRRLQRIKTDAILESGYIEQFIEDAPFSIFSTVANSEKPDLVAAKILEGRAAIFVDGTPFVLTVPMVFMESFQSAEDYYSRPYFASVVRLLRTLAFFISITSPAIYVALTTFHQELIPTSLLFTMAASEEGVPFPAMAEALIMGTTFEILREAGVRLPRPIGQAVSIVGALVIGEAAVGAGIIGEPMVIVIALTAICSFVVPPQTDSGSILRLILVVLAGAMGGFGIALGLMGAFIHLASLRSFGTPYLSPFAPLSTQDLKDSFIRVPIWAMFARPRTIGWHDPQRQEFRLKPSRPSEEDKS; this is encoded by the coding sequence ATGTTCCGCTACATTCATTCTAAACTGCGTTTTTGGCAGTTAGCAAATCATAACGGCGCTGACGCCAATCATTCAGGGAATTCGCAATCTAACCTTTTCGACGATCTGAACAAAAACCTTACTGCACTAAAAGGTGTGTTCGGAAATAGCTATGATGTTAATATGCGGGAATTTAACTTTGGTGATCAGGGAGTTACACGTGGTGCGATCGTCTTCTTATCCGGAATGACGGATACAGCCATCATTAACGAAAATATTATAAAACCATTGATGTATGATATCCGGCTAAGCTCCAAACAGGAAACCTCACCAATGAATAATATGAGTATCATTCAGGCAACGCTGCTTACGGTAGGAATGGTTCAAAAAGCTTCTACGATCAATGAAGTCGTAGATGGCTGTTTGTCCGGAAAAACGATTCTACTGATGGATGGTTCAAAAGATGCTTTAGTCATTGGCACTGAAGGATGGGAAACTCGTGGCGTGGATGAACCCAAAACAGAATCCGTTGTCCGGGGCCCAAGGGAAGGCTTTACCGAAAATTTACTTACCAATACAACCCTGTTGCGCCGTAAAATAAAAAACCCGAATTTAACTCTGGAAACGATGAAAATAGGTGAACAAACGAAAACCACGATTTGTGTCGCCTATCTTAAAGATCTCGTTCCTCCACAGCTTATCAAAGAAATTCAACGGCGTCTTCAAAGAATTAAGACGGATGCAATTCTGGAATCAGGGTATATCGAGCAGTTCATTGAGGATGCTCCTTTTTCTATTTTCTCCACAGTTGCTAACAGTGAAAAACCGGATCTTGTGGCAGCCAAGATTTTGGAGGGAAGGGCGGCTATTTTTGTGGACGGGACCCCCTTTGTACTTACCGTTCCAATGGTTTTCATGGAAAGTTTCCAAAGCGCTGAAGATTACTATTCCCGGCCTTATTTTGCAAGCGTGGTTAGACTCCTCAGAACCTTAGCTTTTTTTATTTCTATTACGTCTCCGGCAATCTATGTTGCTTTAACAACTTTTCACCAGGAATTGATTCCTACTTCCTTACTTTTTACCATGGCTGCATCCGAGGAGGGCGTCCCTTTTCCTGCGATGGCAGAAGCGCTCATTATGGGAACAACATTTGAAATCCTCAGGGAGGCCGGGGTTCGCTTGCCCCGCCCTATTGGTCAAGCAGTTAGTATTGTGGGGGCTTTGGTTATTGGTGAGGCTGCTGTAGGCGCCGGAATAATCGGAGAGCCTATGGTTATCGTGATCGCTTTGACAGCAATTTGCAGTTTTGTGGTTCCTCCCCAAACAGATTCCGGCAGTATCTTACGATTAATTCTTGTTGTCCTAGCCGGGGCAATGGGAGGGTTTGGGATTGCACTTGGATTAATGGGGGCATTTATTCATCTGGCTTCTTTAAGATCTTTTGGCACCCCCTATTTATCACCTTTCGCTCCCCTCAGTACGCAAGACTTAAAAGATTCATTCATCAGGGTGCCTATTTGGGCAATGTTTGCCCGCCCCAGGACGATAGGCTGGCATGACCCTCAGCGCCAGGAGTTTAGATTAAAACCCAGCCGTCCTTCAGAAGAAGACAAGAGTTAG
- a CDS encoding iron-containing alcohol dehydrogenase, whose product MALENTHNFFIPKTNLIGVGAIKDLPNQLLSWKLSKALIVTDKNMIKLGYVENIEKILKSLFISYDIFDGILHPNPTVSFVEDGLRYFKHGWNVFKRDYKLIISIGGGTNHDCAKAIAAVAVNGGSIIDYEGYNKIIKPMIPLITINTTAGSAAEVTNTAIVTDNTRKVKMVITSALLTPFISVNDPIFMTTMPKEVTSSSGIDVVSHAIETFVSTEAFPITDALALDALRLSFEYLPRAYENGNDLEAREKMMYANIMAGLAFNNAGLGYVHAMAHQLGGFYNGTHGFNNAALLPHVFRFNSTAIPEHRILKLCEAMGTVTRHKDQAINIIIESIKHLSSVIGIPEKLSMLGLKEGDIEKLANNAMKDICTLTNPRQGSIEDIINIYQAAL is encoded by the coding sequence TTGGCCTTGGAAAATACCCATAATTTTTTTATCCCTAAAACCAATTTAATCGGCGTTGGGGCAATTAAGGATCTTCCTAATCAATTATTGTCCTGGAAATTAAGTAAAGCGTTGATTGTGACTGATAAGAATATGATCAAACTTGGGTATGTTGAAAATATTGAAAAGATACTGAAGAGTCTATTTATTTCCTACGATATTTTTGACGGGATTTTACACCCCAATCCGACAGTATCTTTTGTTGAGGATGGATTAAGATATTTCAAGCATGGCTGGAATGTCTTTAAACGAGACTATAAATTAATCATTTCCATCGGCGGCGGGACAAATCATGATTGTGCAAAAGCAATTGCTGCAGTCGCTGTAAACGGTGGCTCGATTATAGACTATGAAGGATATAATAAAATAATTAAACCGATGATCCCTCTTATTACAATCAACACAACGGCTGGCTCTGCAGCAGAAGTAACAAATACTGCAATCGTCACGGACAATACAAGAAAGGTGAAAATGGTAATCACTTCAGCTTTATTGACACCGTTTATATCCGTAAACGATCCAATTTTTATGACCACGATGCCGAAGGAAGTAACATCCAGTTCTGGAATAGATGTTGTCTCGCATGCGATAGAAACGTTTGTTTCGACAGAGGCATTTCCGATTACAGATGCTTTGGCTTTGGATGCATTGAGGTTGTCATTTGAGTACTTACCGAGAGCCTATGAGAACGGCAATGATTTGGAAGCCAGAGAAAAAATGATGTATGCCAATATAATGGCAGGGCTTGCTTTTAATAACGCCGGTTTGGGTTATGTGCATGCAATGGCGCATCAGCTGGGTGGTTTTTATAATGGAACGCATGGATTCAATAATGCGGCTTTGCTACCCCATGTTTTTAGATTCAATTCCACGGCGATACCGGAACATCGGATTTTGAAATTATGCGAAGCCATGGGCACTGTTACACGTCATAAGGATCAAGCAATAAATATTATTATCGAATCAATTAAACACTTGTCTTCTGTAATTGGTATCCCCGAAAAACTATCAATGTTGGGTCTTAAAGAAGGTGATATTGAAAAGCTAGCCAATAATGCGATGAAAGACATTTGCACGTTAACCAACCCCAGACAGGGATCGATTGAAGATATCATCAATATCTACCAAGCTGCATTATAA
- a CDS encoding zinc-ribbon domain containing protein, protein MFEDKVLTCKDCGSEFSFSASEQEFYAEKGFTNEPGRCPECRSARKAQSRSNNQYGRPQREMFPAVCATCGKETQVPFQPSGDKPVYCRDCYQPRTRNNW, encoded by the coding sequence ATGTTTGAAGACAAAGTTTTAACCTGTAAGGACTGTGGAAGTGAGTTTTCCTTCTCCGCTTCCGAACAAGAATTCTACGCAGAAAAGGGATTTACCAATGAGCCTGGCAGATGTCCGGAATGTCGCTCTGCGAGAAAAGCACAGTCAAGATCCAACAACCAATACGGTCGTCCGCAACGAGAAATGTTCCCAGCTGTCTGTGCTACTTGTGGAAAAGAGACTCAAGTCCCTTTCCAACCATCAGGTGATAAACCGGTTTATTGTCGTGATTGTTACCAACCACGCACACGAAATAATTGGTAA
- a CDS encoding Ger(x)C family spore germination protein translates to MKNRMGFILEILMCFMLTLPISGCWSRHELNSLSFVVGVGLDKAEKPGEIQLTTQVVKPGELKSASAKNKSGGSGGNGTNAYWNIKRTGYVASEIIRDFSHESSHKLYFPHNQVLIIERKLAEEGIQKYIDTFIRDNETRFNVLIVVSEDRANEVLDVSPELEKLPAINIAKLVETQNVTSESPTVRLIDFIRRLMNKTTAPIAPLIRVTSDGNEKTVEVFGTAVFKHDKLVGELNKRETRGLLWVINKVKGGMINVAVPSGDGTVSLEIMRAKSKMTPVIQDDTILIKLDIKAEGIINSQSGSEDITSPVHVASLEKELSAEIRKEIIAALKTAKDLNSDIFGFGESIYWKYPSEWKKLKMKWDEVFPDIEVALNIDTTLRSTGNISAPAVPAKE, encoded by the coding sequence ATGAAAAATCGCATGGGTTTTATTTTAGAAATCTTAATGTGTTTCATGTTAACCTTACCCATAAGCGGATGCTGGAGCCGTCATGAGTTAAATTCTTTATCGTTCGTGGTTGGCGTAGGTTTAGATAAAGCCGAGAAACCCGGAGAAATACAATTGACGACACAAGTTGTAAAACCAGGTGAACTAAAATCTGCTTCTGCTAAAAATAAGAGTGGTGGGAGCGGCGGGAACGGGACAAACGCTTACTGGAACATAAAAAGAACGGGATATGTTGCCTCTGAAATTATCAGGGATTTTAGTCATGAATCCAGCCACAAGTTGTATTTCCCACATAATCAGGTTTTGATAATCGAGAGGAAGTTGGCTGAAGAAGGAATACAAAAATATATTGATACGTTTATACGGGATAATGAGACTCGCTTTAATGTTCTGATTGTGGTCTCCGAAGACCGGGCAAATGAGGTACTTGATGTTTCGCCTGAATTGGAGAAGCTGCCGGCAATTAATATTGCCAAATTAGTTGAAACGCAAAATGTAACGTCTGAATCGCCAACAGTTAGGCTAATTGATTTTATTCGTCGTTTAATGAACAAGACCACTGCTCCTATCGCACCTTTGATTAGAGTGACCAGTGACGGAAATGAAAAAACAGTGGAAGTCTTTGGGACAGCAGTTTTTAAGCATGATAAATTGGTTGGCGAACTGAATAAACGTGAAACGCGCGGACTGTTATGGGTTATCAACAAAGTAAAAGGCGGAATGATTAATGTTGCTGTCCCTAGCGGTGATGGTACAGTGAGCCTGGAGATTATGCGTGCGAAGAGTAAAATGACACCTGTCATCCAAGATGACACGATTCTGATAAAGCTGGATATCAAAGCCGAAGGGATTATCAATAGCCAAAGTGGTTCAGAAGACATAACATCACCAGTCCATGTTGCCTCTCTGGAAAAAGAACTATCCGCAGAAATCAGAAAGGAAATCATAGCTGCTTTAAAAACGGCCAAGGATCTCAATTCAGATATCTTCGGTTTTGGTGAGTCAATCTATTGGAAATACCCCTCCGAGTGGAAGAAACTAAAGATGAAATGGGACGAGGTCTTTCCGGACATTGAAGTAGCGTTAAATATCGATACCACGCTGCGCAGTACAGGCAATATCAGCGCTCCTGCCGTACCTGCCAAGGAGTAA
- a CDS encoding DUF421 domain-containing protein: MNDNIIGILDIVLRSILSVIILFLLTHLLGKKQLSQLSFFDYTIGISIGSIAASLAIDNEIPYLHGILGILIYGSFVLLSSYVSRRSIRARKFLCGVPTILIQNGKLIEQNLKKARFHINEVMEECRNKGAFSISDVENAILETSGQVSIQLKAQKQPLTPEDMNINTSAKGIAANLIIDGTVLKKHLSLVNRDEKWLTHELKKQKVNSAQEVLLGSLDYDGTLHIDLKNNDPVPFDVLE; the protein is encoded by the coding sequence ATGAACGATAATATCATCGGTATTCTAGATATTGTGCTCAGAAGCATACTTTCAGTTATTATCTTATTTTTGTTAACTCACTTATTGGGAAAAAAACAACTCTCTCAATTAAGCTTTTTTGATTACACAATAGGCATTTCTATTGGTTCCATTGCTGCATCTTTAGCAATAGATAATGAAATTCCTTATTTACACGGAATACTCGGAATTCTTATTTATGGTAGCTTTGTATTGCTGTCTTCTTATGTATCCCGGAGAAGTATCCGGGCCAGAAAATTTTTATGTGGAGTACCGACGATTTTGATACAGAATGGCAAATTGATCGAACAAAACCTAAAGAAAGCCAGATTTCATATCAATGAAGTAATGGAGGAATGCAGGAACAAAGGTGCATTTAGTATTAGCGATGTAGAAAACGCAATCCTTGAGACAAGCGGCCAAGTCAGTATTCAACTTAAAGCACAAAAACAGCCTTTAACACCTGAAGATATGAATATAAATACTTCCGCTAAAGGTATTGCTGCCAACCTGATTATTGACGGAACAGTCTTAAAAAAACATCTCAGCCTTGTGAATCGGGATGAAAAGTGGTTAACTCATGAATTGAAGAAACAAAAGGTTAATTCGGCGCAAGAAGTTTTACTGGGGTCTCTTGATTATGACGGCACATTGCATATAGACTTAAAAAACAATGATCCAGTCCCTTTTGACGTACTTGAATAA
- the pflA gene encoding pyruvate formate-lyase-activating protein, which translates to MSGKAEEIGKMGRIHSIETLGGADGPGLRMVIFMQGCPLRCIYCHNPDTWDRKGGREFTAEALVQKAMRYRTYFGREGGVTLSGGEPLMQPLFAAGLFKQLKKAGINTALDTAGTILSEEVAEVLANTDTVLLDIKMPDQERYDQYIGGSLSTTMDFLHAASAAGCRIWIRHVVIPGINDKKDDIVSLCSLIRDSGVAVERLELLPYHKMGIEKYKLLGLSYRLADVQELEEGRLAELLKYCSKELPERLRAIKK; encoded by the coding sequence ATGAGCGGCAAAGCGGAAGAGATAGGAAAGATGGGAAGGATACACTCCATTGAGACCCTTGGAGGAGCGGATGGACCTGGATTGAGAATGGTTATTTTCATGCAGGGATGTCCATTGCGCTGTATCTATTGCCATAATCCCGATACTTGGGATAGGAAGGGGGGGAGGGAGTTTACCGCGGAAGCTTTGGTGCAAAAAGCCATGCGTTACCGCACTTACTTTGGCCGGGAAGGCGGTGTCACGCTCTCCGGCGGAGAGCCGCTTATGCAGCCCCTTTTTGCGGCAGGACTGTTTAAACAGCTTAAAAAGGCCGGTATCAACACGGCTCTGGATACTGCCGGCACAATACTGTCGGAGGAGGTAGCCGAGGTTCTGGCAAATACCGACACAGTCCTGCTGGATATCAAAATGCCGGATCAAGAGCGGTATGATCAATATATCGGAGGCAGTCTAAGTACGACAATGGATTTTCTACATGCGGCTTCGGCGGCAGGCTGCCGGATATGGATACGGCATGTGGTAATACCGGGCATCAACGACAAGAAAGATGATATTGTTAGCCTGTGCAGTCTTATTCGTGATAGCGGAGTAGCGGTAGAACGATTAGAGCTATTGCCTTATCACAAGATGGGTATTGAAAAATATAAGCTGCTGGGACTGTCATACCGGCTGGCCGATGTTCAGGAACTCGAAGAAGGAAGACTTGCCGAGTTGCTGAAGTATTGTTCCAAAGAGCTGCCGGAACGACTCCGGGCTATTAAAAAATGA
- the pflB gene encoding formate C-acetyltransferase, which translates to MNNTGWENFKDGRWQQEIDVRDFIQANYQPYEGDETFLTEVTNRTQDILEKLSRLQKLEKEFGGVLDIDTSTVSSLLSYGPGYLDKEKELIVGIQTNRPLKRGVNPFGGINMARKACKAYGYTMDEKIEREFFYKTTHNDGVFRVYTDEMKEARRSGVITGLPDAYGRGRIIGDYRRVALYGVDRLIAGKKEDKRKKGQLLMDMENIKVSEELYKQIDFLEKLKKMAELYGFDISQPAVDFKEAVQWLYFGYLGAIKEQNGAAMSLGRVSTFLDIYAQRDIDQQRLTEQQVQEIIDDFIIKLRMARHLRTPEYNELFAGDPMWITEAIGGMGGDGRTLVTKMSYRFLHTLYNLGLAPEPNLTVLWSTALPEAFKRYSAKVSIDTDSIQYENDDVMRPLYGDDYGIACCVSAMKIGKQMQYFGARCNLPKMLLMALNGGRDEITGKQVGPVSEGVKDGLLEYGDVMKRFAFYQGWLTRLYVNTMNVIHYMHDQYAYEKLQMALHDTDVERFMAFGIAGLSVVADSLSAIRYAKVRVVRNEKGLIQDFEIDGEYPRFGNDDDRVDLIAAELTEDFIEELRKTPAYRNAVHTLSVLTITSNVVYGKKTGATPDGRKKGEAFAPGANPMHNREANGALASLNSVSKLPYEACRDGISCTFSITPSTIGKNPEEQKSNLVAVLDGYFDMKAHHINVNVLNREQLIDAMEHPERYPNLTIRVSGYAVNFNKLSRQQQQEVISRTYHERL; encoded by the coding sequence GTGAATAATACAGGATGGGAAAACTTCAAAGATGGCAGATGGCAGCAGGAAATTGATGTCAGGGACTTCATACAAGCAAATTACCAGCCTTATGAAGGAGATGAAACTTTTTTAACGGAGGTAACGAACCGGACTCAGGATATCCTAGAGAAACTTTCAAGGTTGCAAAAGCTTGAGAAGGAATTTGGCGGCGTGCTGGATATCGATACCTCAACGGTTTCTTCATTGCTAAGCTATGGACCGGGCTATCTGGACAAGGAAAAGGAACTTATCGTTGGCATTCAGACCAACAGGCCGTTAAAAAGAGGGGTCAATCCTTTTGGCGGGATCAATATGGCCAGGAAGGCCTGCAAGGCCTATGGTTATACCATGGATGAGAAAATCGAAAGAGAGTTCTTTTACAAGACGACGCACAATGACGGTGTTTTCCGTGTCTACACCGATGAGATGAAGGAAGCTCGCAGGAGCGGAGTCATTACCGGACTGCCGGATGCCTATGGACGGGGAAGGATCATCGGGGACTACAGGCGTGTAGCACTATATGGCGTTGACAGGCTGATTGCAGGGAAAAAAGAAGATAAGCGCAAAAAGGGTCAGCTGCTGATGGACATGGAGAATATCAAAGTAAGCGAAGAATTGTACAAGCAGATCGATTTTTTAGAAAAGCTGAAAAAGATGGCGGAGCTTTACGGTTTCGATATATCCCAACCGGCCGTAGATTTTAAAGAGGCGGTCCAGTGGTTGTATTTTGGCTATCTTGGCGCGATTAAGGAACAGAACGGTGCCGCCATGTCCCTGGGAAGGGTCAGCACATTTCTGGATATCTATGCTCAGCGGGATATTGATCAGCAAAGATTGACCGAACAGCAGGTCCAGGAGATCATAGACGATTTCATCATTAAACTGAGAATGGCCCGGCATCTTCGGACACCTGAATACAATGAGCTTTTTGCCGGGGATCCCATGTGGATCACGGAGGCTATCGGAGGTATGGGCGGGGACGGAAGGACGCTGGTTACTAAAATGTCCTACCGTTTCTTGCATACGCTATATAATCTGGGGCTGGCACCCGAGCCTAACCTAACAGTGCTGTGGTCCACGGCACTGCCGGAGGCTTTTAAACGTTATTCCGCCAAGGTGTCTATCGATACCGACTCTATACAGTATGAGAATGACGATGTAATGCGTCCTTTATATGGGGATGACTATGGGATCGCCTGTTGTGTATCGGCGATGAAGATAGGCAAGCAAATGCAGTATTTCGGAGCACGCTGCAACCTGCCAAAGATGTTGCTTATGGCTTTAAACGGCGGAAGGGATGAAATCACCGGCAAACAGGTCGGGCCTGTATCCGAAGGGGTTAAGGACGGTTTGCTGGAATACGGGGATGTCATGAAGCGCTTCGCTTTTTATCAGGGATGGCTCACCAGGCTGTATGTCAATACCATGAATGTCATCCATTATATGCATGACCAGTATGCCTACGAGAAGCTGCAGATGGCATTGCATGACACGGATGTCGAACGCTTTATGGCTTTCGGAATCGCCGGACTTTCCGTGGTTGCGGATTCTTTGAGTGCGATCAGGTATGCCAAAGTCCGGGTAGTCAGAAACGAGAAAGGCCTGATCCAGGACTTTGAAATAGATGGAGAATACCCACGGTTTGGCAATGATGACGACCGTGTGGATTTGATTGCTGCAGAGTTGACAGAGGATTTTATCGAGGAACTGAGAAAGACGCCTGCTTACAGGAACGCCGTGCACACCCTTTCGGTGCTGACAATTACCTCCAATGTGGTCTACGGCAAAAAGACAGGTGCAACCCCGGACGGAAGGAAAAAGGGCGAAGCTTTCGCTCCCGGTGCTAATCCGATGCACAACAGAGAGGCAAACGGGGCACTTGCATCGTTGAATTCTGTTTCAAAGCTTCCGTATGAAGCCTGCCGGGACGGGATATCCTGTACTTTTTCCATAACTCCTTCCACCATCGGCAAGAACCCTGAGGAACAGAAGAGCAACCTGGTAGCGGTCTTAGACGGCTATTTTGATATGAAGGCCCATCACATCAATGTTAACGTTTTGAACCGTGAACAACTGATTGACGCTATGGAGCATCCGGAACGCTATCCCAACCTGACGATACGCGTATCGGGTTATGCAGTCAACTTCAACAAGCTAAGCCGTCAGCAGCAGCAGGAGGTCATCAGCAGGACCTACCATGAAAGGTTATGA